In Deinococcus sp. HSC-46F16, the following are encoded in one genomic region:
- a CDS encoding DUF2227 family putative metal-binding protein, giving the protein MPSGRVHNLINIAAYSVLAAGALIATRQDLLTVTPVQALNFSLAFFAGTLLLSPDLDLADGGGVDSKRRWGVLGVLWVPYGWLFRHRGLSHTWLLGPLTRLVYLGLWGLLLLGIVRFVWPEATLPRVPQPVSLKVVLPFVLGYYLSQWLHLVADGVWPGHGWRQVRRKVGGRKRAARSR; this is encoded by the coding sequence GTGCCCAGCGGACGTGTTCACAACCTCATCAACATCGCGGCGTACTCGGTCCTCGCGGCCGGTGCCCTGATCGCCACGCGGCAGGATCTCCTCACTGTGACGCCCGTGCAGGCGCTCAACTTCTCCCTCGCCTTCTTCGCCGGGACCCTCCTGCTCTCGCCCGACCTCGACCTCGCGGACGGCGGGGGGGTGGATTCCAAGCGGCGCTGGGGTGTCTTAGGGGTGCTGTGGGTGCCCTACGGCTGGCTGTTCCGGCACCGGGGCCTCTCGCACACCTGGCTGCTGGGACCGCTGACCCGGCTGGTGTACCTGGGGTTGTGGGGGTTGCTGCTCCTCGGCATCGTGCGCTTTGTGTGGCCGGAGGCGACGCTGCCACGGGTGCCGCAGCCGGTCAGCCTGAAGGTGGTGCTGCCCTTCGTGCTGGGCTACTACCTCAGCCAATGGCTGCATCTCGTGGCGGACGGCGTGTGGCCGGGGCACGGCTGGCGGCAGGTGCGGCGGAAGGTGGGGGGGCGCAAGCGGGCCGCCCGGTCCCGCTGA
- a CDS encoding methyltransferase domain-containing protein — MNYDDLADLYDRQYDLYRDDLHFYAGVAERAGGPVLEVGAGTGRVTTFLARRGVDVTGLEPSARMLERARARAQEQGLTVEFVQGDAQSVRLDRRFALILAPFNALMHLYTPAEQLAALENLRAHLAPGGAFAFDLYVPRYGEMNTLRHEGETFHGPDGSRTDVFLVQRHDRVRQHVTTEYHVDTTAVGGLLRRRHFTLTQRYYTRYEVEWLLRCAGFEAPRVTGSFQGGPLEEASEVMVFQTRAR, encoded by the coding sequence GTGAACTACGACGACCTCGCCGACCTCTACGACCGCCAGTACGACCTCTACCGCGACGACCTGCACTTTTACGCGGGGGTGGCTGAGCGGGCCGGGGGACCGGTGCTGGAGGTGGGGGCGGGGACCGGGCGGGTGACCACCTTCCTCGCGCGGCGCGGGGTGGACGTGACCGGGCTGGAGCCCAGCGCCCGGATGCTGGAGCGAGCGCGAGCACGGGCGCAGGAGCAGGGGCTGACGGTCGAGTTCGTGCAGGGGGACGCGCAGAGCGTGCGGCTGGACCGCCGCTTCGCGCTGATTCTCGCGCCCTTCAACGCGCTGATGCACCTCTACACGCCCGCCGAGCAACTCGCGGCGCTGGAAAACCTCCGCGCCCACCTCGCGCCGGGCGGGGCCTTCGCCTTCGACCTGTACGTGCCGCGCTACGGCGAGATGAACACCCTGCGGCACGAGGGCGAGACCTTCCACGGGCCGGACGGCTCGCGCACGGACGTGTTTCTGGTGCAGCGGCACGACCGGGTGCGGCAGCATGTGACGACCGAGTACCACGTGGACACCACTGCCGTGGGCGGCCTGCTGCGGCGGCGGCATTTCACGCTGACCCAGCGGTACTACACCCGCTACGAGGTCGAGTGGCTCTTGCGCTGCGCGGGCTTCGAGGCGCCGCGCGTGACCGGAAGCTTTCAGGGCGGCCCGCTGGAGGAGGCGAGCGAGGTGATGGTGTTCCAGACGCGGGCGCGGTGA
- a CDS encoding polysaccharide deacetylase family protein, which yields MKRRTWVALGLLAYIGLPYLLVQRLGLGLIREGRQGERVVALTFDDGPDPRTTPGVLDALREAGARATFFVMAGRAEAYPELVARILAEGHEVGAHGARHRHAWGRSPWGGWRDPGEAARRVAGVVGRPVRLHRPPHGGYTLATVLGQRAAGLTGAHWSVEGQDWHPDSTPEGLRSRLGARVRPGAVVVLHDAGPGARVTGLGLPGLLADLRARGYRMVPVGELEGASPLTPADLPRRVMGGLDALLDRLGGVRYAGGRADGLFRVGRVRFPLAGVRLADGTPVPRGTPAAEFHVNNPLMVDLGLRRSVRLAREDFRDVARDLVTRPELRDAEVVFCLSALSPLLATLGFETHDLPATTARRLHLWANLLRRAYGSPPDAPEPKLSVMGRAAFLERYGTAASGEWAVGSGKEAPSTHH from the coding sequence ATGAAGCGGCGGACTTGGGTGGCGCTGGGGCTGCTCGCCTACATCGGCCTTCCCTATCTGCTGGTGCAGCGGTTGGGGCTGGGGCTGATCCGGGAGGGGCGGCAGGGGGAACGGGTGGTGGCCCTCACCTTCGACGACGGCCCCGACCCGCGCACGACGCCCGGGGTGCTGGACGCGCTGCGGGAGGCCGGGGCGCGGGCCACCTTCTTCGTGATGGCGGGGCGGGCTGAGGCGTACCCAGAGCTGGTTGCACGGATACTGGCGGAGGGGCACGAGGTCGGGGCACACGGGGCACGGCACCGCCATGCCTGGGGGCGCTCGCCGTGGGGAGGGTGGCGCGACCCCGGCGAGGCGGCGCGGCGGGTGGCCGGGGTGGTGGGGCGCCCGGTGCGGCTGCACCGCCCCCCGCACGGCGGTTACACGCTGGCGACCGTGCTGGGGCAGCGGGCGGCGGGCCTGACCGGGGCGCACTGGAGCGTGGAGGGCCAGGACTGGCACCCCGACTCCACCCCGGAGGGCCTGCGCTCGCGGCTGGGGGCACGCGTGCGGCCCGGCGCGGTGGTCGTGCTGCACGACGCGGGGCCGGGGGCGCGGGTGACCGGGCTGGGGCTGCCGGGCCTGCTCGCCGACCTGCGGGCGCGGGGCTACCGGATGGTGCCGGTGGGCGAGCTGGAGGGGGCATCTCCCCTGACCCCCGCCGACCTCCCCCGGCGGGTGATGGGCGGGCTGGACGCGCTGCTCGACCGCCTGGGCGGGGTGCGGTACGCGGGGGGGCGGGCCGACGGCCTCTTCCGGGTGGGCCGGGTGCGCTTTCCGCTGGCAGGGGTGCGGCTGGCCGATGGAACGCCGGTTCCGCGCGGCACGCCCGCCGCCGAGTTCCACGTCAACAACCCGCTGATGGTGGACCTCGGTCTGCGCCGCAGCGTGCGCCTCGCCCGTGAGGACTTTCGGGACGTGGCCCGCGACCTCGTGACCCGCCCGGAGTTGCGGGACGCGGAGGTAGTCTTCTGCCTGAGTGCGCTCTCGCCGCTGCTCGCCACGCTGGGCTTCGAGACGCACGACCTCCCGGCCACCACCGCCCGCCGCCTGCACCTGTGGGCCAACCTGCTGCGCCGCGCCTACGGCAGCCCGCCGGACGCGCCCGAACCGAAGCTCAGCGTGATGGGGCGGGCGGCGTTCCTGGAGCGGTACGGGACGGCGGCGAGTGGCGAGTGGGCAGTGGGGAGTGGAAAAGAGGCCCCGTCTACTCACCACTGA
- a CDS encoding glycosyltransferase — protein MAAEADVTDGTPEAGRGVRDQDSPRTTPHAPRPELRALILSASFGSGHHQANGALDAALRAAGVRLQARHADFLTYVNPVERAVTAGTYAAWLRYAPGMYRAFYDWTDRESEPRALTGTFGWLGLRGMLRDVREVRPELVVSSYPTPVALAHTARRRLGAAFLNALVVTDYRIHHHWARPEAELLMVATEEAQEQMNRWRLPPERVTVTGIPIAPAFRALVGADRGALRERHGLRPDQPVVLVSGGGTGSYRALGPLLNELAGLGRPVQVLVLAGARERGVRRFGGATIHGLGFREDFPELLAASDLVVGKAGGLTVAEATALGVPLVVHDPIPGQEEHNADYLVRHGAALWPRTRAEVRGAVLRALDEGEHARLSANARAVSVPDAADRVAAALLRALGRG, from the coding sequence GTGGCTGCTGAGGCGGACGTGACGGACGGGACGCCGGAGGCGGGGCGCGGGGTGCGGGACCAGGACTCACCGCGTACCACGCCCCACGCACCGCGCCCCGAACTGCGTGCCCTGATTCTCTCCGCCTCTTTTGGAAGCGGGCACCATCAGGCGAACGGGGCGCTGGACGCGGCGCTGCGGGCGGCAGGCGTCCGGCTCCAGGCGCGGCACGCGGACTTTCTGACCTACGTGAACCCGGTCGAGCGGGCGGTCACGGCGGGCACCTACGCGGCGTGGCTGCGGTACGCGCCGGGGATGTACCGGGCGTTCTACGACTGGACGGACCGGGAGAGCGAACCGCGGGCGCTGACGGGCACCTTCGGATGGCTGGGCCTGCGGGGGATGCTGCGGGATGTGCGCGAGGTGCGGCCTGAGCTGGTCGTGAGTTCGTACCCCACGCCCGTCGCGCTGGCGCACACGGCGCGGCGGCGGCTGGGGGCGGCGTTCCTGAACGCGCTGGTGGTCACCGACTACCGCATCCACCACCACTGGGCGCGGCCCGAGGCCGAGCTGCTGATGGTGGCGACCGAGGAGGCGCAGGAGCAGATGAACCGCTGGCGCCTTCCGCCAGAGCGGGTGACGGTCACGGGCATTCCCATCGCCCCGGCGTTCCGGGCGCTGGTGGGGGCCGACCGGGGGGCGCTGCGGGAGAGGCACGGCCTGCGGCCCGACCAACCCGTCGTGCTGGTGTCGGGCGGGGGGACGGGCAGCTACCGGGCGCTGGGGCCGCTGCTGAACGAACTCGCGGGGCTGGGGCGCCCGGTGCAGGTGCTCGTGCTGGCCGGGGCGCGGGAGCGGGGCGTGCGGCGCTTCGGTGGCGCGACCATTCACGGGCTGGGGTTCCGCGAGGATTTCCCGGAACTGCTGGCCGCCTCCGACCTCGTGGTGGGCAAGGCGGGCGGGCTGACGGTGGCGGAGGCGACGGCGCTGGGCGTGCCGCTGGTGGTCCACGACCCCATTCCGGGGCAGGAAGAACACAACGCCGACTACCTCGTGCGGCACGGGGCCGCGCTGTGGCCGCGCACGCGGGCGGAGGTGCGGGGGGCGGTGCTGCGGGCGCTGGACGAAGGCGAACACGCCCGCCTGAGCGCGAACGCCCGCGCGGTCAGCGTGCCCGACGCCGCCGACCGGGTGGCGGCGGCGCTGCTGCGGGCGCTGGGGCGGGGATGA
- a CDS encoding LptF/LptG family permease, producing the protein MTRLTRLVTRELLPPLLVGTLLFTAILSFGYFFISSQWLRGVPLGLVGQWIAYQVPDTLVKVLPMAAVLMTVVAFGRMNTERELVAVQAGGISLGRAARPVLVVGALVTALAIWLSLWVAPRANVETRGLYWDVLTGTGLARLAGQTLDLRGGLTLYLAGYDHATRQMRGVRVERWQADDLRRGTIIFAEGGTFEGNQLSLTGYQVFTVNYAAAAELGRVPEDDPVAFRAAVQEVFPGVILPDEPGAVLHLDTGRSRQETFAEYADAIGADAGGWNELTATLRDPEATPTERQDARIDLNRKLALPFGNLVLALAALPFALRYGRTLGVSLGVALLVAVAYYLVFFVGLTVAGTMPTFPEPGVWLANVLFAIVGLWLLRRT; encoded by the coding sequence ATGACCCGCCTCACCCGCCTCGTCACCCGGGAGCTGCTGCCGCCGCTCTTGGTGGGGACGCTGCTGTTCACGGCGATCCTGAGCTTCGGGTACTTCTTCATCTCCAGCCAGTGGCTGCGGGGCGTGCCGCTGGGGCTGGTGGGGCAATGGATCGCCTACCAGGTGCCCGACACGCTGGTGAAGGTGCTGCCGATGGCCGCCGTGCTGATGACGGTGGTGGCCTTCGGGCGGATGAACACCGAGCGTGAACTGGTCGCGGTGCAGGCCGGGGGGATCAGTCTGGGGCGGGCCGCGCGGCCGGTGCTGGTGGTGGGGGCGCTGGTCACGGCGCTCGCCATCTGGCTGAGCCTGTGGGTGGCGCCCCGCGCGAACGTGGAGACGCGGGGGCTGTACTGGGACGTGTTAACGGGGACGGGCCTCGCGCGGCTGGCCGGGCAGACGCTCGACCTGCGGGGCGGGCTGACCCTTTACCTGGCCGGATACGACCACGCCACCCGGCAGATGCGTGGGGTGCGGGTGGAGCGCTGGCAAGCGGACGACCTTCGCCGGGGCACCATCATTTTCGCGGAGGGCGGCACCTTCGAAGGCAACCAGCTCAGCCTGACGGGGTATCAGGTCTTTACCGTGAACTACGCGGCGGCGGCGGAACTGGGCCGGGTGCCGGAGGATGATCCCGTGGCCTTCCGAGCGGCCGTGCAGGAGGTGTTTCCAGGGGTGATCCTGCCGGACGAACCCGGCGCGGTGCTCCACCTGGATACCGGGCGCTCGCGGCAGGAGACGTTCGCCGAGTACGCGGACGCGATTGGGGCGGATGCCGGGGGCTGGAATGAATTGACCGCCACCCTGCGCGACCCCGAGGCCACCCCCACGGAGCGGCAGGACGCCCGGATCGACCTCAACCGCAAGCTGGCGCTGCCGTTCGGGAATCTGGTGCTGGCGCTCGCGGCCCTGCCCTTTGCCCTGCGCTACGGGCGCACGCTGGGGGTGTCGCTGGGCGTGGCACTTCTCGTGGCGGTGGCGTATTACCTCGTCTTTTTCGTGGGGCTGACGGTCGCGGGAACGATGCCCACCTTCCCCGAACCCGGCGTATGGCTCGCCAATGTGCTCTTTGCCATTGTGGGGCTGTGGCTGCTGAGGCGGACGTGA
- the fabZ gene encoding 3-hydroxyacyl-ACP dehydratase FabZ, whose amino-acid sequence MEPLLIQKVLATLPHRFPFVLVDRVLRAGEGEVHALKNVSIGEPFFQGHFPQEPVMPGVLIVEALAQASMFCLHGQLEPGTVGYLAGVEGARFKRKVIPGDQLHLHAKLEFLRRGLGKTTCRAEVDGQVAAEATILFAVAKG is encoded by the coding sequence ATGGAACCCTTGCTGATTCAGAAGGTGCTGGCGACCCTGCCGCACCGCTTTCCCTTCGTGCTGGTCGACCGGGTGCTGCGGGCCGGGGAGGGCGAGGTCCACGCCCTCAAGAACGTGAGCATCGGCGAACCCTTCTTTCAGGGGCACTTTCCGCAGGAACCCGTGATGCCGGGTGTATTGATCGTGGAGGCGCTGGCACAGGCGAGCATGTTCTGCCTGCACGGGCAGCTCGAACCCGGCACGGTCGGGTATCTGGCCGGGGTGGAGGGCGCCCGTTTCAAGCGCAAAGTGATTCCGGGCGACCAGTTGCACCTGCACGCGAAGTTGGAATTCCTGCGCCGGGGCCTGGGCAAGACGACCTGCCGCGCGGAGGTGGACGGGCAGGTGGCGGCGGAGGCGACGATTCTGTTTGCGGTGGCGAAGGGGTGA
- a CDS encoding acyl-CoA dehydrogenase: MTATLPAADTGMSFALSGDQRMIVQHVREYARAEIAPKAAEYDRSGEFPHEQLRGLAELGLMGATLPEAWDGAGLDSVTYALCLEEIAAADASVAVIVSVQNGLPEQMLLRYGTDVQRERYLRPLARGEHIGAFCLTEPGAGSDAASLRLRAERDGDAWVLNGSKAWITSGGQAETYLVMARTGNPGARGVSCFVVEKNTPGLSFGRPEEKMGLHAAHTTTVTFDGVRVPGENVVGEEGQGLIIALASLDAGRIGIAMQALGIARAALEHAAKYASERKQFGKKLREFEGVSFKIARMAARIEAARMVALKAAWLKDQGQPYGKEASIAKLLASEAAVDVTRDAIQIFGGNGYSREYPVERLYRDAKVTEIYEGTSEIQQLVISRAVFAEYAD; this comes from the coding sequence ATGACCGCCACCCTTCCCGCCGCCGACACGGGCATGAGCTTCGCCCTCTCCGGCGACCAGCGCATGATCGTGCAGCACGTCCGTGAGTACGCCCGCGCCGAGATTGCCCCCAAGGCCGCTGAGTACGACCGCAGCGGCGAGTTCCCCCACGAGCAACTGCGCGGGCTGGCCGAGCTGGGCCTGATGGGCGCCACCCTCCCCGAAGCCTGGGACGGTGCGGGCCTCGACTCGGTGACCTACGCCCTGTGCCTGGAGGAGATCGCCGCCGCCGACGCCTCGGTTGCCGTGATCGTCTCCGTGCAAAACGGCCTCCCCGAGCAGATGCTGCTGCGCTACGGCACCGATGTCCAGCGCGAGCGGTACCTGCGCCCCCTCGCCCGCGGCGAGCACATCGGCGCGTTCTGCCTCACCGAACCCGGCGCGGGCAGCGACGCGGCGAGCCTGCGCCTGCGGGCCGAGCGCGACGGCGACGCCTGGGTCCTGAACGGCTCCAAGGCCTGGATCACCTCCGGCGGTCAGGCCGAAACCTACCTCGTCATGGCCCGCACGGGTAACCCCGGTGCCCGTGGCGTGTCCTGCTTCGTGGTTGAAAAGAACACCCCCGGCCTGAGCTTCGGCCGCCCCGAGGAAAAGATGGGCCTGCACGCCGCCCACACCACCACCGTCACCTTCGACGGGGTGAGGGTGCCCGGTGAGAACGTGGTGGGGGAGGAAGGCCAGGGCCTGATCATCGCCCTCGCCAGCCTGGACGCCGGGCGCATCGGCATCGCCATGCAGGCCCTGGGCATTGCCCGCGCTGCCCTGGAACACGCCGCGAAATACGCCTCCGAGCGCAAGCAGTTCGGCAAAAAGCTCCGGGAATTCGAGGGCGTCTCCTTCAAAATCGCCCGCATGGCTGCCCGCATCGAGGCCGCCCGGATGGTCGCCCTCAAGGCCGCGTGGCTCAAGGACCAGGGCCAGCCCTACGGCAAGGAGGCCAGTATCGCCAAGCTGCTCGCTTCGGAAGCCGCCGTGGACGTGACCCGCGACGCCATCCAGATTTTCGGCGGCAACGGCTACAGCCGCGAGTACCCCGTCGAGCGCCTCTACCGTGACGCCAAGGTCACCGAGATCTACGAGGGCACCAGCGAGATTCAGCAACTCGTGATCAGCCGCGCGGTGTTCGCCGAGTACGCCGACTGA
- a CDS encoding stage V sporulation protein S, with protein sequence MTQSPPSPEVLRVSGQSRPNAVAGAVAALLRSQGQVEVQAIGPAAVNQAVKALAIARGYLVGNALDLTVQPGFIKLEHEQEERTALCFLVRAVRQP encoded by the coding sequence ATGACTCAGTCGCCGCCCTCGCCCGAAGTGTTGCGTGTCTCCGGCCAGTCGCGGCCCAACGCCGTGGCGGGCGCGGTCGCCGCCCTGCTGCGCTCGCAGGGTCAGGTTGAGGTGCAGGCCATCGGCCCGGCGGCGGTCAATCAGGCGGTCAAGGCCCTCGCCATCGCGCGGGGCTACCTGGTCGGGAATGCCCTCGACCTCACCGTGCAACCCGGCTTCATCAAACTGGAGCACGAGCAGGAGGAGCGCACCGCCCTCTGCTTCCTGGTCCGTGCCGTGCGGCAACCCTGA
- a CDS encoding zinc metallopeptidase: MDFLAFMGPYGPLILIIFVASLFIQGYLSRTYGKWGQVRNSRNLTGAELARMMLDENGLSHVPVNMVPGQLSDHYDPIRKTVNLSEANYRLPSVSALAVAAHEVGHAIQDKVRMPALVLRGRLAVPLSLGMNLAPLLLLAGVFLQLTGLLWLGVILFGAALLFHLVTLPVEFDASRRALAYLGQRGVVAGQEAQGARTVLTAAALTYVAGFAMALAQLLNVLGIARSQSD, encoded by the coding sequence ATGGACTTCCTCGCCTTCATGGGGCCGTATGGGCCTCTGATTCTGATCATCTTCGTGGCCTCGCTCTTCATTCAGGGCTACCTCAGCCGTACCTACGGCAAGTGGGGGCAAGTCCGCAACAGCCGCAACCTGACCGGCGCGGAACTTGCCCGCATGATGCTCGACGAGAACGGCCTCTCGCACGTGCCGGTCAACATGGTGCCCGGCCAGCTCTCCGACCACTACGACCCCATCCGCAAGACCGTCAACCTCTCGGAAGCCAACTACCGCCTCCCCAGCGTGTCGGCCCTGGCCGTCGCCGCGCACGAGGTCGGGCACGCCATTCAGGACAAGGTGCGGATGCCCGCGCTCGTGCTGCGTGGCCGCCTCGCGGTGCCCCTCAGCCTGGGGATGAACCTCGCGCCGCTGCTGCTGCTCGCGGGCGTGTTCCTGCAACTCACCGGCCTGCTGTGGCTGGGCGTGATCCTGTTCGGCGCAGCCCTCCTCTTCCACCTCGTCACCCTGCCCGTCGAGTTCGACGCGAGCCGCCGCGCCCTGGCGTATCTGGGGCAGCGCGGCGTGGTGGCGGGTCAGGAGGCGCAGGGTGCCCGCACCGTGCTCACCGCCGCCGCCCTGACCTACGTGGCGGGCTTCGCGATGGCACTCGCGCAACTGCTCAACGTGCTGGGCATCGCCCGCAGCCAGAGCGACTGA
- a CDS encoding metal-sulfur cluster assembly factor, protein MEDQTQTAAPQGALPNEEQVLEALKVVKDPEIPVNVVDLGLIYGVDIQPTGLVDITMTLTSVGCPVQDLIRADAEMAVGRLDGVSEVNVEFVWTPPWGPDKMTEDGKRQMRMFGFNV, encoded by the coding sequence ATGGAAGACCAGACCCAGACCGCCGCCCCCCAGGGCGCCCTCCCCAACGAGGAGCAGGTCCTCGAGGCCCTCAAGGTCGTCAAAGACCCCGAAATTCCGGTCAACGTGGTGGACCTCGGCCTGATCTACGGGGTAGACATTCAGCCCACGGGCCTGGTGGACATCACCATGACGCTGACCAGCGTGGGCTGCCCGGTGCAGGACCTGATCCGCGCCGACGCGGAGATGGCCGTGGGTCGGCTCGACGGCGTCAGCGAGGTCAATGTGGAGTTCGTCTGGACGCCGCCGTGGGGGCCGGACAAGATGACCGAGGACGGCAAGCGGCAGATGCGGATGTTCGGCTTCAACGTGTAA
- a CDS encoding rhodanese-like domain-containing protein produces the protein MTQTSIPDITPAEGHQRVQQGALLVDVREANEYAELHAEGARLLPLSELESRFGELPKGRPLVMICRSGARSARAGEYLRAQGYGDVVNLAGGTLAWADAGLPTSGGEQ, from the coding sequence ATGACCCAGACCTCCATTCCCGACATCACCCCGGCCGAGGGCCACCAGCGGGTGCAGCAGGGTGCCCTCCTCGTGGACGTGCGCGAGGCGAACGAGTACGCCGAGCTTCATGCCGAAGGCGCCCGGCTTCTGCCCCTCAGCGAACTGGAGAGCCGGTTCGGGGAACTGCCCAAAGGCCGCCCACTCGTCATGATCTGCCGCAGCGGTGCCCGCAGCGCCCGTGCCGGGGAATACCTGCGGGCGCAAGGCTACGGCGACGTGGTCAACCTCGCGGGGGGCACCCTCGCCTGGGCCGACGCGGGCCTGCCCACCTCAGGAGGAGAGCAGTGA
- a CDS encoding rhodanese-like domain-containing protein, translating into MPTGLPPGATLIDLRPQELRFREPLELLTSLPVRPLTLDAVERGTHGLTPDLGPLVVLCERGPRSALAARLLQADGLDATAYPGGLPALRRELGTR; encoded by the coding sequence ATGCCCACCGGTCTTCCCCCCGGCGCGACCCTGATCGACCTGCGGCCCCAGGAACTGCGCTTCCGTGAGCCGCTGGAACTCTTGACCTCTCTGCCCGTGCGCCCGCTGACCCTGGACGCGGTCGAGCGCGGTACGCACGGCCTGACCCCCGATCTCGGCCCCCTGGTCGTGCTGTGCGAGCGCGGTCCCCGCTCGGCCCTGGCCGCCCGGCTGCTGCAGGCCGACGGGCTGGACGCGACCGCCTACCCCGGCGGCCTGCCTGCCCTGCGCCGCGAGCTGGGCACGCGGTAA
- a CDS encoding universal stress protein: protein MPRILVTTDGSSLGHQALAHADALARALGADLSVLYVQPDPLPTVAEAYAYIPENAVQQQEEALLALKGELQARLPHADLRLERASGRPVPRLILEAAKTLGADLIVMSTHGRSGLSRALLGSVAEAVTHHAPVPVLLVRDGQAVPSWAAVQSGGAIASL, encoded by the coding sequence ATGCCCCGCATCCTCGTCACCACCGACGGCAGCTCGCTCGGCCACCAGGCCCTTGCCCACGCCGACGCGCTCGCCCGCGCCCTGGGTGCCGATCTCTCGGTCCTGTACGTGCAGCCCGATCCCCTGCCTACCGTGGCCGAAGCCTACGCCTATATTCCCGAGAACGCCGTGCAGCAGCAGGAAGAAGCGCTGCTGGCCCTGAAAGGCGAACTCCAGGCCCGGCTTCCGCACGCCGACCTGCGGCTGGAACGCGCCTCGGGCCGCCCGGTGCCCCGGCTGATTCTGGAAGCCGCGAAGACCCTGGGGGCCGACCTGATCGTGATGAGCACCCACGGGCGCTCGGGCCTGAGCCGCGCCCTGCTCGGCAGCGTCGCAGAAGCGGTGACCCACCACGCCCCGGTGCCCGTGCTGCTCGTGCGCGATGGGCAGGCGGTGCCGAGTTGGGCCGCCGTCCAGAGTGGCGGAGCCATCGCCAGCCTTTAA